One genomic segment of Chelonoidis abingdonii isolate Lonesome George chromosome 16, CheloAbing_2.0, whole genome shotgun sequence includes these proteins:
- the ATP5MK gene encoding ATP synthase F(0) complex subunit k, mitochondrial, translating into MAGHDSGIEHKFTGIQKYFNSYTITGRRNCVIATYASIAMVILYFKLKPKKQTPAVTEK; encoded by the exons ATGGCAGGACATGACTCTGGAATAGAGCACAAGTTCACTGGTATTCAGAAATACTTCAATTCCTACACCATAACGGGCCGAAGGAAT tgtGTAATAGCTACATATGCAAGCATTGCCATGGTCATCTTATATTTCAAACTAAAGCCTAAGAAACAAACTCCAGCGGTGACAGAAAAATAG